The genomic stretch TACAGTCCTTTCACATGGTGGGCCAACGTGCCTTTGGTCCGGATATGGATTTCAAAGCCGTCCCGCTTGGTAATCTCAAGAAAAATATCCGCTGTAATCTCATCCCCGTCCAGGAACTTTTGTTTCCCTTCATCAAGGGTCTGTTGCCATTTTGCTTCCTCCAGCCTGCGCTTCTCGTCCTCTTTCTCCCTCTGTTCCCGCCTCCTTTGTTCCTGCTTTTTCCGGTACGCTTCACGGGCTTGCAGCAAAGGAGCCGTATCGAGTCCGAGTCCTTCAAAGACACGGATGGACAAAAGGGTGATATAGTTCCCGTTTTCCGCGTCCCGAAGCGTATTCGTAATCCAGTTCCTGCAATAACCGGCGGCTTCTTCCCTATGGCCTTCTTTGCCAAGGGTTCTCCGTGAATATTGTCCGCAGGAGAAATACACGTTTTCAATCTTGCAGACCACATGGAAGCAGTCGTCATCTTCGTTCCCGTACTCGTTCTTTGCCGATAGCGAGGTATACACATTTTCAGCATACGCTTCCAGTTCCATATAAGGAGCAATGACGGTGTTCCCGTCAGATTTGTATTTCAATACTTTTGCTTTCATAAGTCATTCATGTTTTGACAGTTTGTACATATTTCATAAGTTTTTTAGTTGGTTTGTACCTGTCCTGCCTGCCATTGTTTATAGGCGGTGATAAACTCCTGCCGTTCCTGCTCCAGCCTTGCTTCCGTTTCGGGAGTGTACCCCAGAAGTTCTATGCACCCTCCGTTGTAACCGGTCAGCCTGCACTGCATCCCTGCCTCCGACAGCTTGTCGATCCGCTTTTGTGCGGTCTTGGCACTGGAATATTGTTTCGGCCAGAAGTAATGCTCGCCTTGCGACCCGTAGGTGTCCTCCCCGAGAACCAGTTTCCCGGAGTGTCTCAGGCTTTCGGAAAAGTCGAACCGTGCCTTGCCCAATGCCTGCCGTATGGCTTTGTGGACAGCTCCTTCGGGATGCCTGAATGCTTCCGGCTGTTGTTCTCCGGTTTGCAGTTTAGGCAGTTCCACCTTGTAGGGTTGCCTGTAACTGCCTATGCCCAATGTCAGGTAGAAATTGGTATGGAAATAATCCGTCATTGCGTCGCTGTCATCGAAATTGTACGACATGACAAAGTCGCAGACATTCATCATCACTTCCCTGGCACGGTCCGTAAGGTCGGGATTCCTTTCAATGTTATAGTGGTTGATGTTGTCCTGCACCTTGCCGGACTCTTTGGTGAACGCCTCAAAGTCCGCGCTCATCAGTTTGATATAGATGGAATGGTAGTTCTCCCGCCTGACGGAGAACTTGTATTTGGGATATGTTTCCTTGAGCCACGCACGGACCAGCTCCACAATTTCGGGGGCGTGTTGCCCCTTGTAGTTTCGGCCTTTCCAACGGTAT from Phocaeicola dorei encodes the following:
- a CDS encoding LPD29 domain-containing protein; this translates as MAYFQNIHSLADLKKEYRRLALQHHPDKGGDTAVMQQVNIEFERLFEKWKDCTGVSGSSTGYEYDYSGATAKEYTEYVYNEYRWKGRNYKGQHAPEIVELVRAWLKETYPKYKFSVRRENYHSIYIKLMSADFEAFTKESGKVQDNINHYNIERNPDLTDRAREVMMNVCDFVMSYNFDDSDAMTDYFHTNFYLTLGIGSYRQPYKVELPKLQTGEQQPEAFRHPEGAVHKAIRQALGKARFDFSESLRHSGKLVLGEDTYGSQGEHYFWPKQYSSAKTAQKRIDKLSEAGMQCRLTGYNGGCIELLGYTPETEARLEQERQEFITAYKQWQAGQVQTN